The Panicum virgatum strain AP13 chromosome 3N, P.virgatum_v5, whole genome shotgun sequence genome includes the window GGATCTCAAATTTTGGACAGGATAAAAAGAGCCGGATTCTTATCTataattttaagctaaaaaaATATAAGGACTATATTAGATTGTAACTGTAGGATTATGATTACGTTGAATTGTAAAGAGATCCTTAGAATCATATTCGTTACTATCTTATATCTCACTTTTTACGGTCAGCATGGAGTCACCAACGAGCTCTCACTCccccacccaaaaaaaagaaagaaagtgaACCGATTTTAGTTTCTCCTCCTATGCAACTAGGTAGTAGCCAGGTAGGTCCCAGTGATCAGTTAGCTCGGTGAACCCACTCTACGTCTCAACCCAACTCTCTAACAATTATCCGTGGGCCACTAGTTCCATGACGCTAGACCACTCAACATcctatctatctatatatatggCACCCACTAAGAAGCATTTATTTATATTCCCCTCTTTCTCTCAATTAGCCATCTCACTTTGATTATCCTAACCGTCCGATTATCTTTGTGCACATCTTCTATCTATTAGATGGGTATCTTTGTTTTCATTAATGAATTATATAGATGActttatttctatttctcttcTCTCAATCAGCCATAGCATCTTGATTATCCTAACCGTCTGATTAACTTCGCGCACATATTTTATCCATTAGATGAGTGTCTTTGGTCTTTTTCCTTCTCCATTCATTAATTAACCAAAGAGTAACTAAAATTCTATTATTTTCATCCAGTGATCGCTCGCATAACTTTCAACGTAATCTATACAAACAACTAAACAACTGCATtagtttttatttgatttaattatTAAATGGTTTATTCCATAATATAAATGTTGATGCATGTGTGTCAGCTACCATTATGATTACATCTCTAAGTCAAAACTAGACTATATGCCTTAAGCAatatttatctttttttatGTAAATAGCTTTATCTATTTTATGTGAATACTAGTTCTGTTTTGTATTAATTTTCTTGAAATATTCATTAGCCCCATAATATGTTTTCTTTATTCGAAAAATCTACCATTTCATGTTTTTCAATGAACTCGCCTTTTTAATACTACAAGCTCTCTATAGTATTTTATCTAAAAATATTACATCTTTTATTCATAGTTTATTGGAAAGTTTTCTCAAATTCCACGGCAACGCGGCTAATCACCTAGTTATTATTATTTTCTGCACTCTCCCTCTAGCAACTCATTCCAATTTGGCTTATAAACTACCCCCAGAATCTCACAGTCACACCCCTTGGCTCGATGACACGTGGGCCTGCGGGGTGACACATGACTAGGCGTCGCCGGTTTTTGGTTGCAAGCTTTCTTTTCTATCGCCAACCCAAAGAAATTCATCAGAGCTTTAGGAATTGGTGGGTACAACCCATTCATCCGGAGTGCTCTCAGCCTCTCACCAAGTCACCATCGGTATTCGTCTTGGGTGGTTTGCGAGGTGGGCGTCTCTTCTTGCTTTCCTGTTGCGCAGTTTATTCCGTGCGGGTATGTTGCTGTTCTTGGTTGGGGGATGATTAGGCCATCTCGGGCTTCGACATCCTTTTATATGATCTTCGAAGGAAAGATTCTTCGTTGGGGGATGATTAGGCCATCTAGGTGGTAGTGCCTTCTTGAGAGCGCAGATCTTCCCAATGCTGCGGCTCTAGTATCATTTCATTTCGCGATGTTACAAGAATGGATGCAGTTTTGTGCTTGCTTCAACTTTTGCTCTCTGCAGATTCGCTTTCTGCGATTTGTCTTTGGTGAAGAAAATCCTGTCTTTCGCCCTGCTCGTTGTCTCCCTCGGCTGGAGAAAAATCTTTGTTTTAGGAGTACACCTCTTCGATCTGGTTTTATTACTTAGCATTGTGAAAAAAAGCAGTTTTTTGTTTGCATTTTTCAAGATGGAGCTGCATACTTTCAGGCTGGATTTCTTGCAGCTTTCAGATACAGATCGGTTATGCGATTCTAATTGCCCTTGCACACCTACCCGAATATTTCACTTGGATCAAATACTAGTATAGGTTAATGCCACTGCTCTCGGAGGCTCTCGCCTCAGTATTTCTTCCCTCTTCCAACTCGCTCTCCCTCCGCTCTCTCGCagtgttgctgctgctcctgcacgGGTCAGGGACGGACAGGGGCAGGCCCTGCGCAGCGGAGCCTCGGGGAGCGGTCCCTCTCCTCCGGCGTGGTCAGGGCGGGGCCCCATTTGAGCCGCCGCTCCCGGAGGccgggcctccgccgcggctcccCCGTCGGTGCTCGATCTGCTAGGtgtggtctctctctctctcatggtTCTGCTCCGGCGATGGATGGTCCGCGAGATGCGGCCGACGGCGCGGGAGCACCAGCGATCCGGAGACTTCCAGGCCATGGCGCGCGGAGAGGGTACAGGCGGCGCAGGGAGAGGGCAGGGTTGGGGGGACGCGATTCCGGTTATTTATTGAGTGAATAGTGTTCCTGCTATTTTCTTGTCACTAGCTACTGGCTCTGTTTGGTTCGACGTGGCTATTCGAGTTAGTGTGCACGTTTCTCGAGAGAAGAATtttgcatggagtactaaatgaagtttatttataaaatctttttaggaatgagtgtaatttttcgcgacgaatctaataacggtaattaatcgataattagctacagtaatgctacagtaaccatcctcaaatcacgcggtcaaaggtctcattagaatCTTCAGAATTCCTAacgcggggttctgaagttggttttgtaaactgactttatttgacaTCATAATTAGCAGTCAATATGTGTTCTAGCCCATTCTAGaaaaaaccaaacagggccactgTAAACCGCTTACTTGAGtatctttgtttattctttatataTGTTCTTTTTTTCTGGCTGGTGGTAGCAATATTCAGTAGCAGGGTTTTTTTGGTTGCTTGTTCATGTGCACGCAGTAGCTGCTTGTCAAGCTTCGTTGTAAATCAAAGTCACTGCTTGTTCTAGTTGTTTCTTAGTACACACAGGTTTCTCATGTGTGGTCAACGATAGTAGCTCTGTTCTATTGTTTTAGTAACAGCAGCTCATAGTGGTTCATTTCTCTGATTTATGAAAATTCCTTTCAAGAAATTGCGAAACATTCTTTCAAGCAATCATTTGTGACACTGAATTAGTTTTTCCTTGATTGATCAGCTTGCCGGGTCTTTTGTTAATCTTATTCTAATTAGCTCTTGATATTTGTTTATTTGGATAAACAGTGAGGTTATCATTGCTCGTCGAATTTGCTTGGCATGGGTGAACTAGAAATTATTTAGTCCCCTCCCTTGCTTGTTCTATGGCCCGTTTTGTTTCCACATTGCATTGAGAAATTCCTAATTATTATTGGGGTGAGCATGTCACTAGCTGTCTTGTGTGACCTTGGTAATTAGAAGAGATGCATGTGTTGGTTTGTTGGTTTCCATTTCGGTCCTTTACTATCTCATAATCTTGGTTTACTTAGTGTCATAGGAAACTACAGAATTACCTGAGATTTGGATTATAGAATTATATAAACTGTTGTAAGGTGAACTTAACTATGTTATGACATTCTGTTGTCTACTGGTCCTGCAGACTGTTGTTTACAGGCTGGGGAGTGGCCACATGGCAGATGGACATGACGAGGAAAGTGATGCGCTGGACGAGCGCTTGAAGCTGGTGGACTCCAAAGTCAATGCCAAGATCTTCTTCCACAAGGACGCCATGGTCGAGTACATGGATATGAAGGGAATACTCAGCGACATCAccgaggagaagaagaaggtggaGCAGGAGCGCCACAGGGCGATGGTCATGCAGCGTGTGGATAACCTGGCGCCCGTGCAGGTGGAGCTCATGGCATCAAAGATGGAGCTCGCGGTAGTGAAAGAGGAGCTTGCGGTGGCGAGGGAGCAGCTTGCGCAGAGGAACCTGGAGCTAGATGAAAAGGATGAGGAGCTGGCAGCTCTGAGGGTGAAGCTTCAGAAGATGGAAGCCAGGAACAGTAACACTGAGCAGCAGAATGGGACTGGACCTGATCCTGTCCATCTCCAACCCACCATGGTAAAATCTTAACACATCCATGTGAAGTAATAGTGAATTCCAGGAGTGTGAAGTGCTGTCGTAGTGTTTCTTGGATCTTCCATGTGCAGAGTATCACTAGTATGAGGGACTGACCTGTTTTTGCCCTGCTAGTCCATGTGAAGACAGAACCTTAGCCAGCAAATGCAATGCACCTTTGCAAAGAACCTTATCCTTATGTCATTTGTCAGTCACATTCTGCAGTGCAGCCTAAAATGTTGTGACTCTTTATATTTTGAACTTCTGTTGTTTTTTCATATTATATGCTATGCCttgttgggtttcatctctagtcaACCCCAACTTGCTTGAAAATAATGCTTCATTGTTGTGGTTAAACTTACACGTTAAATATTGCTACATTGTTTTTTCCCACATATTTTTGTATATTAACTTTTATGGATAATTGATCTTCTCCTTGCTTTGCTTGGAACACATGGAGTGCCGTGATGTAGAACCGCTGCAGAGAAATCAACATGTGTTTTCTCTTTTTTGTAATTTTCGCTGAGGTCAAACAGTCCTAAGACAGCTATCTATGTTCATATCCTTCCCTTTAGTAAATTGATGAGATCCCTGCTACCTTTTTTTATCTAGGAAACTATCAATGCTCATTTCATAATTTATGTTTAATCTCTCCCACATTGGATTATATCAGGCTCACTAAATATTCATTTTGAAAATAGGTGCAATCAAGATCAATGCAAAAGAGGAAAAGACCATCTGGAGGACCTTTGGACTATGGTGCTGATGAAAATAGGCATACTGGCCAATTGGATGGTCTATCTATGCCTCCTGTGGAGTCGTCGGAAAATCTCAATGTATGGAACCTTTGCAAACTACTATGCTTCTAAGATAATAGCATTATCCCTATCGATATCAtttctcttcattctttgtGCATGCATTTGAGGTATCTCTTGCCGTTATAAGTGTTAATGTGAATGCAGGTGCAAACAGGATCAATAGAGGAACAGATAAGGCTGTCTGAAAGACCTCTGGGCAATGATGCTGTCAATCTTGAGGTAACAGAAGAGTGCTCTAGGGAAGGGCTAGCGAACAGCCCACCTGTTGGCCAAACCTCATTTGTTATGGTTAGGGGAGATGATGACCTAGAGGCTGTTAGAGACGAGCTGATCAAGGTTCAATCATATCCCTCAATATTTACTCACTGTACTTTGATCCATCATTTGAACTGTTTGTACCAGGGAGTCAATGCTaaatgcaagtgggtgttccaGGGACTCCTTGAAATTGATAGGGGTGGAAGGAAAATCGGGATAAAGGAAATGGGGGAACTGAATGAGAAGGCATTCAAGGCCGCTTGTGTTGCAAAGGTACCTCCTGAAGAAGTTGATACGGCATTTTATGAGTTATACTCATCATGGCAGAAGCAAATTGGCGACCTGAGCTGGTATCCCTTCAAAACTGTTATAGTTGATGGCAGTCACCAGGTATGTTGATTCTAGAAAGCTTCACGGTATCTCACAGGTTGCTTTTAATCCATTACCAAGGATGATAAACTACATGTTGCTTACATTATCAGGAGATTGTGAACCTTGATGATGATAAATTGCAAGAGCTGAAGAGGGCATGGGGTTCTGGTGCCCATGATGCTGTGGTTAAGGCACTGATGGAAATGAAACAGTACGGCGTTCTGAGTGACAGAAGCATCGCCTATGAACTATGGAACTacaaggaggggaggagggctaCTATGAGGGAGTGTATCAACTACATGTCCAATCAGGCAAAGCAGCTTACCGCGATGAAGCGTAAGAAGAGATTCACAGGTAGTGCAACATTTTCCTAGACTCCTATTGTGAAAGTGCTATTGGGTGGATAAAGTTGCGGGTTGCAGCATTCTAGCTAGTTTATCGTAGCATAAGAGTAGTGTATTATAGATGGCAGTTGCATGTGACACATCTTCTGTCTGAAGCATTTTCTTGTCTTTAATTACGCTGAGACCCAAAACTTCTTCTGCctgctaatttttttttaaaattacagCGGCATAAACACTCCATGGTCTATGTGAAATATGAATCATATGTAGGAGTGTCCAATATCAGTACGGCACTTAATAAAAACGTGTGACTGAAGGGACAGGTGAGCTAGTAGCATAAGAAAACATGGAAATATTGCAATAAAAAACTGGTAACTAACCTTACCGAAGAAAACAGGTTCTTTAAATTACAATTTAACCACTGTGAATAACTAGAAGTGAAACTGATAGACTCTGAAAGTCTGGATGATACAGGCATATGCTAGTAAAGTCAACCAACACCTTACTGGGTGCTCTTTGTAGTTTCCACAAATCTTCCCTTGAGAACCATT containing:
- the LOC120666540 gene encoding factor of DNA methylation 1-like, producing the protein MADGHDEESDALDERLKLVDSKVNAKIFFHKDAMVEYMDMKGILSDITEEKKKVEQERHRAMVMQRVDNLAPVQVELMASKMELAVVKEELAVAREQLAQRNLELDEKDEELAALRVKLQKMEARNSNTEQQNGTGPDPVHLQPTMVQSRSMQKRKRPSGGPLDYGADENRHTGQLDGLSMPPVESSENLNVQTGSIEEQIRLSERPLGNDAVNLEGVNAKCKWVFQGLLEIDRGGRKIGIKEMGELNEKAFKAACVAKVPPEEVDTAFYELYSSWQKQIGDLSWYPFKTVIVDGSHQEIVNLDDDKLQELKRAWGSGAHDAVVKALMEMKQYGVLSDRSIAYELWNYKEGRRATMRECINYMSNQAKQLTAMKRKKRFTG